Proteins found in one Methanospirillum hungatei JF-1 genomic segment:
- a CDS encoding IS4-like element ISMhu6 family transposase, whose amino-acid sequence MKKPSSKCLKNLKSWVFQKFTFDFIEKTARETGFMQRKRKLDPVLLIFTLIFGVSSHMKPTLDEIHRHYIDLDDNPKILTSIRNQSFRKRFNLKLVDFLKSLMEHYIDQMVHQSPAHLKGIVGGFKDILVQDSSIIRISKKLYELHPAARSRDESAGLKIHAIYSVVSNSVKNAIITTERVHDSKMLKIGPEIENILLINDLGYYSLKIFSKIQQYGGFFVSRIKSNAVFKVVSINSGPSEITSIVDHIRFKSINGYDFLDLMPKKGVYDLICSFHVGDKRINKIKTPIFQEFRVICTWNPLTEKWHLYITNISKELFSADDIYDLYRFRWVIELIFKELKGDYDLGKMFLGNEPMAFIHIYSMLLRFIISRDLFSWIVSTSRKNDKGKYTPMLWSKVFSEKGLEFLSVLNQNLFGKGNVNKRWVKLEKSLRHLAKSRNIKETLSLKFSEIL is encoded by the coding sequence ATGAAGAAGCCTTCTTCTAAGTGTCTAAAAAACCTAAAATCTTGGGTATTTCAAAAATTTACCTTTGATTTTATTGAAAAGACAGCTCGGGAAACAGGATTTATGCAGAGAAAAAGGAAACTCGATCCTGTTCTTTTGATATTTACCCTCATTTTTGGAGTCAGCAGTCATATGAAACCCACATTAGACGAGATCCATCGTCATTATATTGACCTTGATGATAATCCAAAGATACTAACCTCAATTCGTAACCAAAGTTTCAGGAAGCGGTTTAATTTAAAATTAGTAGATTTTCTGAAATCACTGATGGAACATTATATAGATCAAATGGTTCATCAGTCTCCTGCTCATTTAAAGGGAATTGTAGGGGGTTTCAAAGATATTTTAGTTCAAGACAGCAGTATTATTCGAATTAGTAAAAAACTCTATGAATTGCATCCTGCAGCACGTTCTCGCGATGAATCTGCTGGATTAAAGATCCATGCAATTTATAGTGTTGTTTCTAATTCAGTAAAAAATGCAATTATAACAACAGAAAGGGTTCATGACTCTAAGATGTTAAAAATTGGACCTGAAATAGAGAATATTCTCCTAATAAACGACCTGGGATACTATTCTCTAAAAATTTTCTCTAAAATTCAACAATATGGAGGTTTTTTTGTTAGTAGAATAAAAAGCAATGCTGTTTTTAAGGTTGTTTCAATCAATTCAGGACCTTCTGAAATAACATCAATTGTTGATCATATTCGTTTTAAAAGCATTAATGGCTACGATTTTTTAGATCTAATGCCAAAAAAAGGAGTTTATGATCTCATTTGTTCATTTCATGTTGGAGACAAGCGGATTAACAAAATTAAAACTCCAATTTTTCAAGAATTCAGGGTAATTTGTACCTGGAATCCTCTTACTGAAAAATGGCACCTCTATATCACAAATATCAGTAAAGAGTTATTTTCGGCTGATGATATTTATGATTTATACCGATTTCGTTGGGTGATTGAACTTATTTTTAAGGAATTAAAAGGGGATTACGACCTTGGAAAAATGTTTCTCGGAAATGAGCCAATGGCGTTTATTCACATTTATTCCATGTTACTACGGTTTATTATTAGCAGAGATCTGTTTTCCTGGATTGTATCTACGTCTCGAAAAAATGATAAAGGAAAATATACCCCGATGTTATGGTCAAAAGTATTTTCAGAGAAAGGATTGGAGTTTTTGAGTGTTTTGAATCAAAATTTATTTGGCAAAGGGAACGTAAACAAACGATGGGTTAAATTAGAAAAATCACTGCGGCACCTTGCAAAAAGCCGCAACATAAAAGAAACTCTCTCATTGAAATTTTCTGAAATTTTGTAG